In one window of Candidatus Scalindua sp. DNA:
- the purN gene encoding phosphoribosylglycinamide formyltransferase, which produces MSKAINLAVLISGSGSTLQNLIDKICEGSLHAHIKVVISSSPEAYGLKRAEQHGIPVAIVEYGDYDNPEEFSKTIIREIEKYPVDLTILAGFLHLFKIPDNYTGKVMNIHPGLIPSFSGKGYYGRRVHKAVIESGVKISGCTVHFVDNEYDRGPIIIQRSVPVLYEDTPDTVSKKVFMEECLAYPEAIRLFAEGRLQIVGRRVNTLKAEPS; this is translated from the coding sequence ATGTCGAAAGCAATCAATTTAGCAGTACTTATATCGGGAAGTGGTTCAACACTTCAAAATCTGATTGATAAAATATGTGAAGGCTCTCTTCATGCACACATCAAAGTCGTAATCAGCAGTTCTCCTGAAGCATACGGCCTAAAACGAGCTGAGCAGCACGGCATCCCTGTCGCCATTGTAGAATATGGCGACTATGACAATCCAGAAGAGTTTAGTAAGACCATAATCAGAGAGATAGAAAAATATCCAGTCGATTTAACCATTCTTGCCGGTTTCCTCCACCTCTTTAAGATACCGGACAATTACACTGGCAAAGTCATGAACATCCACCCTGGATTAATCCCCTCTTTTTCGGGTAAAGGGTATTATGGCCGCCGTGTTCACAAGGCCGTGATCGAAAGCGGAGTTAAGATCTCGGGCTGTACGGTTCATTTTGTCGACAATGAGTACGATAGAGGCCCCATAATAATCCAGAGGAGTGTACCCGTCCTGTATGAAGACACACCTGATACCGTTTCGAAAAAGGTGTTTATGGAAGAGTGTTTAGCCTATCCCGAAGCCATACGTTTGTTTGCAGAAGGAAGGTTACAGATAGTAGGGAGACGTGTCAATACCCTGAAGGCAGAGCCGTCCTGA